A window of Cellulomonas wangleii genomic DNA:
CGACGCTGCTCGTCGCCGCGGCCCCGATGCTCGGCGAGGCGCTGCCGGCCGCCGCGGCGGCCGGCGTCCCCGCTGTGACGGTCCTGGTACCCGACACGCACGCCGGCGCGGTCCCGGCCCCGCGCCTGGAGGACGAGGCCGACGCCGCGGAACCGGTCCACACGTACGCGTCGGTCAACCCGCTCGCGCCGGCCACGGTCCTGTACACGAGCGGCACGACGGGCCGACCCAAGGGCGCGGTCGCCTCGCACCTCACCCTGATCGAGCAGGTGCACGTCACGCTGCTCGACACCACGGACCTGCAGGCCGATGACGTCGTCTTCGGCGGGCTGCCGTTCTTCCACACGTTCGGCCAGTCCGCCGTGCTCAACACCGCGTTCCGGCGCGGCGCCGCGATCGTGCTGCTGCCCCGGTTCGACCCCGACGAGGCGCTCGCGCTGCTCGTCAGGCACCGCGCGACGGTGTTCACCGCCGTCCCGACGATGTTCCTCGGCATGGTCCAGGCCGCCGCGCGCACGCCCGCCCGGCCCCCGCTCAAGTACGCGGTCTCGGGCGGCGCCGCGCTGCCGGTCGCGCTGCTGGAGGCGTTCGCGCAGGAGTTCGGTGCCGAGGTGCACGAGGGCTACGGCCTGACGGAGACGGCGCCGACCGTGTCGTTCAACTACGTCGGCGAGCCCATCCGCCCGGGCACCGTCGGCCGGCCGCTGTGGGGCGTCGACGTGGAGGTGGCGGACCCCGAGGTCGAGGGTCGGATCGTGCTGCTCGGCCCGGGCGAGCTCGGCGAGATCGTGGTGCGTGGCCACAACCTGTTCAAGGGCTACCTCGGCAACCCCGAGGCGACCG
This region includes:
- a CDS encoding long-chain-fatty-acid--CoA ligase — protein: MTPDPILTGPGHSTLSVAAILAETARRHPDRVAFHFGDAALTYGPLWDRTRAYAGALRDRGVGPGDRVAMLVPNVPDFARVYYAVLSLGAVVVPVHLLFKAQEIEYVLRDSGATLLVAAAPMLGEALPAAAAAGVPAVTVLVPDTHAGAVPAPRLEDEADAAEPVHTYASVNPLAPATVLYTSGTTGRPKGAVASHLTLIEQVHVTLLDTTDLQADDVVFGGLPFFHTFGQSAVLNTAFRRGAAIVLLPRFDPDEALALLVRHRATVFTAVPTMFLGMVQAAARTPARPPLKYAVSGGAALPVALLEAFAQEFGAEVHEGYGLTETAPTVSFNYVGEPIRPGTVGRPLWGVDVEVADPEVEGRIVLLGPGELGEIVVRGHNLFKGYLGNPEATAAAVVDGWFRTGDLGTVDAEGIVTIVDRKKDMIVRNGYNVYPSEVEDAMVRHPAVAQAAVFGIADDAHGQEVHAAVVLMPGRAATAQEVVDFTRELIAAYKYPRVVHLVETLPLGGSGKVLKRELVAQYSTPAGEPVVR